One region of Microbacterium rhizosphaerae genomic DNA includes:
- the fdxA gene encoding ferredoxin, giving the protein MTYVIALPCVDVKDRACIDECPVDCIYEGERSLYIHPDECVDCGACEPVCPVEAIYYEDDLPDEWQDYYKANVEFFDDIGSPGGAAKVGVIHKDHPIIAALPPQAP; this is encoded by the coding sequence GTGACGTATGTGATCGCTCTTCCCTGCGTCGATGTGAAGGACCGTGCCTGCATCGACGAGTGTCCCGTGGACTGCATCTACGAGGGGGAGCGCTCGCTCTACATCCATCCGGATGAGTGCGTGGACTGCGGAGCCTGCGAGCCCGTGTGCCCCGTCGAAGCGATCTATTACGAGGACGACCTGCCCGACGAGTGGCAGGACTACTACAAGGCCAACGTCGAGTTCTTCGACGACATCGGCTCGCCCGGCGGCGCCGCGAAGGTGGGTGTCATCCACAAGGATCACCCGATCATCGCCGCCCTCCCGCCGCAGGCGCCGTGA
- a CDS encoding DUF6113 family protein: MSFSWSRLVTWIVALLAGGVFGIAGTIAHAYRVGPVPVGLILAVIGAAALLLAVRLLTRDRWAALACGFGLFAAILVFSGTGPGGSVIVPSGKLDELAGINLGLVWTIAVPVMTILVVVWPDRSRNGVTAGN, from the coding sequence GTGAGTTTCTCGTGGAGTCGCCTCGTCACCTGGATCGTCGCGCTCCTGGCGGGCGGTGTCTTCGGGATTGCGGGCACGATCGCTCACGCCTACCGTGTCGGCCCCGTGCCCGTCGGCCTGATCCTCGCCGTCATCGGCGCCGCCGCTCTGCTTCTCGCCGTGCGGCTGCTCACGCGAGACCGGTGGGCTGCACTGGCGTGCGGGTTCGGACTGTTCGCGGCGATCCTGGTGTTCTCGGGCACCGGCCCGGGCGGCTCGGTCATCGTGCCATCGGGCAAGCTCGACGAGCTGGCCGGAATCAACCTCGGACTCGTGTGGACGATCGCGGTTCCGGTCATGACCATCCTCGTCGTCGTGTGGCCGGACCGATCCCGTAATGGGGTCACCGCGGGCAACTAG
- a CDS encoding AzlD domain-containing protein, giving the protein MTLWNAVLLASIACVLLKTAGYLLPAKVLEAPRPARTADLLTVALLAALVAVQTLGQGQAIVVDARVPAVLVAAGLLMLRAPFLVVVAAAAVVAALLRPWGWAA; this is encoded by the coding sequence ATGACGCTCTGGAACGCCGTGCTGCTCGCATCCATCGCCTGCGTCCTCTTGAAGACGGCGGGGTACCTGCTGCCGGCGAAGGTGCTCGAGGCGCCGCGTCCGGCACGCACCGCGGATCTTCTGACGGTCGCGCTGCTGGCCGCGCTCGTCGCGGTGCAGACGCTCGGTCAGGGGCAGGCCATCGTCGTCGACGCCCGCGTCCCGGCGGTGCTCGTCGCAGCCGGCCTGCTCATGCTGCGGGCGCCGTTCCTCGTCGTCGTGGCGGCGGCGGCCGTGGTGGCAGCGCTCCTCCGGCCGTGGGGCTGGGCGGCCTGA
- a CDS encoding AzlC family ABC transporter permease, which translates to MAPPDDDARVESRRAARAGIGVAVATSAYGVSFGALATASGLDVWQTCVLSLLMFTGGSQFAFIGVFGAGGLAALPSAIASAAMLGVRNAAYGMRMAPIVGTTFWRRVAAVPFTIDESTAISLAQTRSHARRVGFWVTGIAIYIGWNATTLVGALLGNVVGDPRAYGLDAAAAAAFLALLWPRLRGRQPIAVGVAAAVVATVLTPVLMPGVPVIIAALVAIAVGWFGRGTASVAEPDDVPEREGLP; encoded by the coding sequence GTGGCACCTCCTGACGACGACGCGCGCGTCGAGTCGCGTCGTGCCGCACGCGCCGGCATCGGCGTCGCGGTGGCGACGAGCGCGTACGGCGTGTCGTTCGGGGCACTGGCGACGGCATCCGGTCTGGATGTCTGGCAGACCTGCGTCCTCAGCCTCCTGATGTTCACCGGAGGGTCGCAGTTCGCGTTCATCGGCGTGTTCGGGGCCGGCGGCCTCGCCGCGCTGCCGTCCGCGATCGCGTCGGCGGCGATGCTCGGGGTGCGCAACGCGGCGTACGGGATGCGCATGGCTCCGATCGTCGGCACGACGTTCTGGCGCCGCGTCGCCGCTGTTCCGTTCACGATCGACGAGTCGACGGCGATCTCCCTCGCCCAGACGCGCTCGCACGCCCGGCGCGTCGGGTTCTGGGTCACGGGCATCGCGATCTACATCGGCTGGAATGCGACGACCCTCGTCGGCGCGCTGCTGGGCAACGTCGTGGGCGATCCGCGCGCGTACGGGCTGGATGCCGCGGCCGCCGCGGCGTTCCTCGCGCTGCTGTGGCCGCGGCTGCGCGGGAGGCAGCCCATCGCCGTCGGGGTCGCCGCGGCCGTGGTGGCGACGGTCCTCACGCCGGTCCTCATGCCCGGCGTGCCCGTGATCATCGCCGCGCTCGTCGCGATCGCGGTGGGCTGGTTCGGACGGGGCACTGCTTCCGTCGCCGAGCCCGACGACGTGCCCGAGCGAGAGGGACTGCCATGA